A stretch of DNA from Nitrospira sp. KM1:
AGTTCTGTCACATAGCAATCGGGGCTGGCAGTAAGCAGGATTAATGTATCTCCCGCCTGACGATGGGCTTTCAATGTCGCCAGACCTTCCGCCCGCATCTGCCGACGCAAAAACCAATCCAGGAACTTCTGATTCCATGACGACAGGTCTTGTTTCCGAATCCCCCCTAGAATGGCGCGCAGAAACAATTCCTTGAGTCTCGCATTGTCAATCAGTCCGGTGCCGAACAACAAGACGACGCCGGGCAAGTGCAGACACCTCACGATACGCCAGGGCCGATGAAGAAGAAATCCCGTGAGGTAATACAAAAAGCTATCGCTTCGAGAGAGCGTATGGTCCAGATCGAAGAGCGCGATATCGCGGTGTCGTGTCACGAGAGGTCGAAATTCCCTTCTGAACGAGACCTGTTCCTCAGCAACAGCCGATGCCACAACATAAGCATGAGGAGGGCCCACAGCTTCGTCTCGTGATTATTCGTCCCGCTCTCATGCTCTCGAATCAGTTTCGAGACCCCGCGCTCATTCAACAGTCCAAGTTCCTGGAGCGCCTTATCCGCCAAGCAGTCGCGCATGAACCCTCGCAGAGGTCCCCGCAGCCACTGGCTCAAAGGAATCGAGAAGCCTTGTTTCCGACGCCGTAGAATGTTCGCCGGAACGATGCCCTCCAGCGATTTGAGCAACACATATTTCTTCGTGATGCCGTGCAGCTTATATTTGGCCGGAATCGTGGCGACAAACTCGACGACCTTATGATCCAGGAACGGCACACGCACCTCCAGCGAATGCCACATGCTCAGCCGATCGGTTTTTCGCAGCTCATCGTCCGGCAAGTAGGTTGCCATGTCGGCCGACAACATCCAATCAAGCGGATCATCACAGTGGGGGACTCGTTCCATGGCGGCGGAGGTGAGATAGTCACCGGATCCGCGAAGGGACTGAAGTACATCCTGGCTCAAGATCTGGGCTTTACCCTGGTTATCGAAAGCCGACAAATAATGCTGATACCGATGTGGGAGAGGGAGATCCGCTCCCTGCGAGAATCGTTTCAAGCGATCGATCCACAGCCCCGCCACCCTCATTTCGGGAAGCGCATTGACGATGGGGTTTAGAATGCCTTGCCGTAGGGCTTTCGGAATCCTTCGATACCGTTCAGCCGCCAAAGCTCCTCTGTATCGCTCATACCCGGCGAAGAGTTCGTCTCCGCCCGTGCCCGATAGGGCGACCGTGACATACTTCCTGGCCGCCTCGCAGATCATGTAATTAGGAATCGCCGACGAGTCCGCAAAAGGTTCGTCGAAGGATTGCACGATGGCCGGCAACATGCTTTCAATCTGCTTGCGAGGATCGTGATACAGATATTCGGCATGATCCGTTCCATACCGGTTTGCAATGGCCCTGGCAAACGGCCGCTCGTCGACTCCGACCTCACCATCTTCGAAGCCGATGGTGAACGTCTTGACCTTGCCACCGCTCACTTGCGACATCAGGCCCACGATCGCACTGGAGTCGACCCCCCCGCTGAGGAAAGCGCCGAGCGGCACCTCGCTGATGAGATGAAGACGGACAGCCTCTTCCAAATGATGCAACAGACCTTCAGCATAATATTCAAGCGGCCGGACCCTGTCCGGCCCCGGCCTCAATTGCCAATACCGTTTGATCTCAAATGTCCCATCACTCCACATCCCCACATGGGCCGGAGGAAGTTCCCGTATCCCTTCATAAATTGTGCGAGGCCCCGGCACGTACTTGAACGTCAAATAATCGGAGAGCGCGGGCAGATCGATCCGAGGTTCGAACTCCTTCACCGCAAGCAGGCACTTGAGTTCTGAACCGAAGTATAGTGCCCCGCCCTTCAGCCAATAGTAGAAAGGTTTGATGCCCAGCCGGTCTCGTCCGAGGAGGAGTTTTTTCCGCCGATCATCCCAAATGGCAAAGGCAAACATGCCCCGCAGATGGGTAACGAATTCTTCTCCGAATTCTTCATAGAGATGAACCAGACATTCCGTATCCGAGGAGGTGGCCAGTCGATGCCCACGTTTCTGCAAGTCCTCCTGGAGCTCGCGATAATTGTAGATTTCCCCGTTGAATACTACCCACACTGATCGATCTTCATTGTGGATCGGTTGTTTTCCTGTGTCGACATCGATGATCGCAAGGCGCCTCATGCCGAGACCGACCCGATCGCCGAAATAGAAGCCCTCGTCATCGGGCCCACGTCGGGTAATACGCGCGCACATGCGGCGCACCATCGTCTGGTCAACCGCTCCACTATCCGGATAGACTGCGCCGGCAATTCCACACATATTTGGGGATCCCGTTGTAGATTCTCGCGCCTTTTACAGATGCAGCCTTGACCTGATCACGATCCTCGACGCTGTGTATCGTGGGACATTCTTCATCACCAATGGAAAACTCTCGTTGGACTTAGAGGGGAGAGCCGGTGTTCTGGACAGTACTATCGGCACATCATCTTCTTCAAAATCTTCAGGGCAAGATCACGCCCCAGCAGACGCTTCGCCCAGTGGGCCTTGATGGCATTCCCACCCACCAGAACACAGAGGCCGGGATTCTTACTATTGATCGCGTTCACGATTGCGCGAGCAACCTGCTCCGGCGGTATCCCGTATCGACTGTTGGTTCGCTCGACGATTTTGCTGTAGAGGTCGTCGATGAATGGATTGCCTTTTGGTCTATAGTCGTTCCCCGTCTCATTGAATCCAGTGTTGACATTGCCGGGTTGAATGATCACGCACCGAATATCCTTATAGGACAACTCAATGCTCATACACTCATAGAAAAGCTCCAGCCCCGCCTTTGAGACGGAATAGATGGATTCCATGGGAATCCCGACTCCGGCCGATACTGAGCTGACTGTAATGATGCGTCCCCCCTTACGAATCAGTGGAATGACGTCCCGCACAAACCGGATGTGCGAAATCAAATTCACATCCAGAACGCGATCAATAATTTCGTCCGGCAAATACTCGGCGGGATATGTATTGTGCACGGCAGCGGTCACGACAACGACATCCAGCGCACCCACCTGCTCTTTTACCCAATCGAGAGTACGGCTTACCTCGCCTTTATCGGTCAGGTCCATGCGAAAGGTAAGGCCTTTCTCGCCCCATTCGGTCCGGCATTTGCCGAGTTCCCGTTCGTCTCGATCAGCAATCAATACATGTTCGCTTTGAGCGAGAAGCAGGTCCACCGTGATGCGGCCGATTCCTCGCGCCCCGCCGACAACAAGCACATTTTTCCCCGACCGACTCATCATACGTTGATCCCTTCCGAACGACGGGAGCGCCCTGCCATGAGAACTATCTCGCCGGCCTGCTTCCTTTTCCTGCAAGCTGCTTCACCAACCACAAGACTCCTTGATTGAGAGGAGACCGATGGGGCGACCCATGCCCTTGCCTCCCCTCACGATAACTCTTCACAAACCAGTCGTAACTCTCCTTCAGCATATCGAGATTGGAATAGCGGGGTTTCCAACCCATTTCGAGCAGCGGCTGAACGTCAAAATGACAGGGTTTATGATAGGTCAGATAGTGCCAAGGGACCAGCGGTGAAATCCTCATCCAATACAGTACCCGAAGCGCGTTGATGGCAAGAACCGGCGGCAATCCCTTGACTCTGGAAGCGCTGCCTGCATAATCGATCAAGGCTTCCAAATCACCACGGAGCGTTCCAAAGCGGTCCGTACCGACGTTGTATGTCCCGGGCTTCCTGGCATCAAGCGCCAACATATAGAAATCCATGAGATCGGCCGCATGGATAAACTGAAACTTGATGTTTCCATTTCCGATCACATATACATTGGTATTTTCCATGATCCATTGAAAGAGTATCTGGAAAATACCGAGCCGTCCTCCCCCCAGGGTCGCGCGGGGGCGGATGGTGATCAATGGGATGCTGTGCCGTGCGCAGATTTCCTCAACGGCGTGCTCACCCGCAAGCTTGGACCTCCCATACGGTTCTACAGGTTTCGTCGGCGTATTGTTCGTAAGCGGTTCTTCGTTGGGGATACCGAATACAGCCGTTGAACTCGTATGGATCAACCATCGGACGCCCGCCTTGGCCGCTTCCTCTGCAACGATGCGTGACCCGTCGACATTGACTTCCCAATATTTTCGGCCTGCATCGGTCTGTGCGACGAGCGCAGCGTTGTGATGGACCACGTCAACGTTCCGCATCGCGCGCGCGACACCATCACGATCCAAGACGCTGCACTCCACGTAGTGAATGTCCTTCGGGCGCGTCGGGTCTTCCCATACATCCAACACCAAGACCTCATGGCCGCGCGCACGCAGGCGGCGCGCAACCAGGTCGCCGACGAACCCCGAGCCACCTGTAATGAGATGCTTCAACGGATCCTCCTCTCTTTACCGACAAGGACTTCCATGGCCCATGCGGTCAATATCTTTGTCCCGATGCCACGGCTCGCTTTTCAATGAATCGAAGCGCATTGCGATGGGCAATCGCCATGACCGATCCCTGGGGATTGACGATGGTTGCTCCCGGCAAAAGCGAAGAGTCGCTTACATACAGGCCGTCTGTTCCACGAACCTTGCCGAAGGAATCGGTGGCACAACGAAATTCATTCTCGCCCATCGGACAAGTGGAAAACAGGTGCAGGGCGGAGAGGCTGGCCCGTTCTTTGGGAAGCTCAACAGGAATGCGCTTCAGGTCCTCGAGTGAACGAAGAACCGGCGAACCGGCAATTCCCGGATAGAGCGCCACGGCACCGGCCGCGAACAAGCATTCACCAAGCTTCTGCAGTCCTTCACCGAGTTCCCTCATGTCCTCGGAACTATATCGCAACCGGACGAATGCATCGCTGAACGCCGGCAGTGTTCTGACGACACCCCTCCCACCGGTCGTTTGAACATAATAGATCCCCATGTGTCGCCAGTTTCGCTCGACTTCCACAAGGTGCTCCGGATGATCGACTAGTGCCAACGCAAGCAACGGTCGCGAACTGATGGAGCACCCCATGCTGAATCGTGGATCGAATTGCTTAATTTGATGAACCGGATCCAACTGGCCTGGAGGATTGATTTCCTCGGAGAATGCAGCGACCACTTTGATCATAGGATGGAACCGCAAATTGTCGCCGATGTTTCGCGTGATGCCTGACCGGCGAAGCAGCACAGGAGTTTGGGTCGCTCCACCAGCCACGATGACGGTTTTCGCCATCAGATCAAACCTTCTCGCGGACTTCGAATTTTCGAGGGACCGAGTGCGAACCTGCCATTGCCCTCCGTAGCGAGAGAGGCGCAGGGCTCTCGCACCCGGCAAGAGGCGACCTCCTGCTTGAATGAATCTCGGAACAAAAGTTTCGGTCATCGACTGTTTTCGACCGATCATACGACCGGATTTCGCATCACGTTGGTAGGTGACAAGACGCGGAATCTCCTCGGCTTTCCATCCAAGACGCGAGGCCCCTTCATGAAGCCTCTGCGAAAGCGGCGGGGCTTGACCCGGCAAATTCGACACGCGGGCAACCTGCTCACATGCTTCATAATGAGACTTCATTTCAGCATCCGTCAGGCCGTCGATTAAGAAATCTCGTCGCCATGCGGCAAGGACATTCGCAGGAGCACGGGAATACAGACCTCGGTTCACTTCACTCCCGCCCCCCACACAGCGCCCTTCGACATAAGCCATTTTGGCTTCCCCGATGCCTACCGTGACGCCGCCATTTCGATATTTTTGCGCGACTTCATCACTGGAAAAATGGAGGGCGGAGTCCAGAGGAAGATCAGGACCTTCTTCGAGAAGGAGTACGTCACAGCCGGCTTCCGCAAGCAGCATGGCTGTGACGGCGCCACCGGGGCCCGCTCCAATGATGGCCACCTCCGCCTTTAAATCGCCTGAGCTGGGCATGGCCATTTCAGGAAGACAATTCGTGGCCGGATGTCTGAAGCCGGCCATCATCGGCATACCGCTCCGAATACCAGGCGAATATGACGAAGGCTTCGTAGAACTTGACGAGGTCGCGCCGAACTCCCCATGCCGAGGCTTTCCAGGTATGGACCTGGTGAATGCGCTGCTCTTGAGTCAGAAGATGAAACGGTCGTCCCCTGGATATCACCGGCCAGATACCGAAAACCAACGTCAGACACCTGAACGGAAATCGCAAATAATCGGGCATCCGCCGGCACTGGTCCAAAACAAAACTCGTTACGGTATCACGCGACGACTGCATACCCTCGGCCGACGAATCACAGCGGTCGTGGATGATCGACTCTGCCAATGCGGCTACGACTTGTTCGAAACTCGTCACCGGTCATTCCTTCTCATCGAGCGTCCAGAGAACTGCTGGTTCGGCGCCGAACCAATTGTGGAGCGCTGGTATCCGTGTAAAGAGCAATACCACAAATATCCCCATGCAAACTGTCAAATACACCATGAACGGGATCTCGCGGTAGAGCCGTTCCGGATGTTGTACCGGACTGTTCGGCCGCAGCCCGATCTTCAAATAAAACGTCAGCATCCCCGCCGCCAAGGGCACAAATAAGATCAATTCGATGTGATAGCGAATCATAAAAACCCCACCGAACAAGGCGCTCGCCGCAGCATAGAAAAACAGGCTCAGCAACAGCCGTTCCTCCGTATAGTAAGCGAACGACTCCCGGTAGGCAGCCGCAGCCCCCTTATCGCCAATGTGGCGATATTCGGCATAGCGCTTGACCGCCATAAAAAATGCCCCGACCATCCAATAGGCGAGCAGGAGCGACGCCGGAGGTAATCGGTCAGGAATGAGCGCAAACCATCCCAACAGCAGCCGAAGGGGATTGTTAATCGATTCCGAAAGCACATCGAGATAGGGCCATTCCTTCGTTCGCATCGGCGGCACATTATAGAGCACCCCCATCACCCACAAAGACGCTGCCACGACGGCAAACGGTCCGTTGACTTTCCATGCCAACCACATCCCCAATAGTCCCAAAGTGATCCATTCTATATAGGCGAGATCGGATCGTACCAATCCTCTCGGCACCGGCCGATTGCATTTTTCCGGATGCAGGCGGTCACGCGGGCCATCCAGTAGTTCATTGATCACGTAATTGCTTGAAGCCACCAAACAGGTCGCAACCAGGCCGATGGCCACCGGAGCCACACTCTCCCACGTTACCAAGTCGGGATTGGAGAATACGGCAATCGGTACGCCCAACATCATGAAGACAT
This window harbors:
- the asnB gene encoding asparagine synthase (glutamine-hydrolyzing), whose protein sequence is MCGIAGAVYPDSGAVDQTMVRRMCARITRRGPDDEGFYFGDRVGLGMRRLAIIDVDTGKQPIHNEDRSVWVVFNGEIYNYRELQEDLQKRGHRLATSSDTECLVHLYEEFGEEFVTHLRGMFAFAIWDDRRKKLLLGRDRLGIKPFYYWLKGGALYFGSELKCLLAVKEFEPRIDLPALSDYLTFKYVPGPRTIYEGIRELPPAHVGMWSDGTFEIKRYWQLRPGPDRVRPLEYYAEGLLHHLEEAVRLHLISEVPLGAFLSGGVDSSAIVGLMSQVSGGKVKTFTIGFEDGEVGVDERPFARAIANRYGTDHAEYLYHDPRKQIESMLPAIVQSFDEPFADSSAIPNYMICEAARKYVTVALSGTGGDELFAGYERYRGALAAERYRRIPKALRQGILNPIVNALPEMRVAGLWIDRLKRFSQGADLPLPHRYQHYLSAFDNQGKAQILSQDVLQSLRGSGDYLTSAAMERVPHCDDPLDWMLSADMATYLPDDELRKTDRLSMWHSLEVRVPFLDHKVVEFVATIPAKYKLHGITKKYVLLKSLEGIVPANILRRRKQGFSIPLSQWLRGPLRGFMRDCLADKALQELGLLNERGVSKLIREHESGTNNHETKLWALLMLMLWHRLLLRNRSRSEGNFDLS
- a CDS encoding NAD(P)-dependent oxidoreductase; this encodes MKHLITGGSGFVGDLVARRLRARGHEVLVLDVWEDPTRPKDIHYVECSVLDRDGVARAMRNVDVVHHNAALVAQTDAGRKYWEVNVDGSRIVAEEAAKAGVRWLIHTSSTAVFGIPNEEPLTNNTPTKPVEPYGRSKLAGEHAVEEICARHSIPLITIRPRATLGGGRLGIFQILFQWIMENTNVYVIGNGNIKFQFIHAADLMDFYMLALDARKPGTYNVGTDRFGTLRGDLEALIDYAGSASRVKGLPPVLAINALRVLYWMRISPLVPWHYLTYHKPCHFDVQPLLEMGWKPRYSNLDMLKESYDWFVKSYREGRQGHGSPHRSPLNQGVLWLVKQLAGKGSRPAR
- a CDS encoding UbiA family prenyltransferase gives rise to the protein MMLGVPIAVFSNPDLVTWESVAPVAIGLVATCLVASSNYVINELLDGPRDRLHPEKCNRPVPRGLVRSDLAYIEWITLGLLGMWLAWKVNGPFAVVAASLWVMGVLYNVPPMRTKEWPYLDVLSESINNPLRLLLGWFALIPDRLPPASLLLAYWMVGAFFMAVKRYAEYRHIGDKGAAAAYRESFAYYTEERLLLSLFFYAAASALFGGVFMIRYHIELILFVPLAAGMLTFYLKIGLRPNSPVQHPERLYREIPFMVYLTVCMGIFVVLLFTRIPALHNWFGAEPAVLWTLDEKE
- a CDS encoding SDR family oxidoreductase gives rise to the protein MMSRSGKNVLVVGGARGIGRITVDLLLAQSEHVLIADRDERELGKCRTEWGEKGLTFRMDLTDKGEVSRTLDWVKEQVGALDVVVVTAAVHNTYPAEYLPDEIIDRVLDVNLISHIRFVRDVIPLIRKGGRIITVSSVSAGVGIPMESIYSVSKAGLELFYECMSIELSYKDIRCVIIQPGNVNTGFNETGNDYRPKGNPFIDDLYSKIVERTNSRYGIPPEQVARAIVNAINSKNPGLCVLVGGNAIKAHWAKRLLGRDLALKILKKMMCR
- a CDS encoding GMC family oxidoreductase produces the protein MPMMAGFRHPATNCLPEMAMPSSGDLKAEVAIIGAGPGGAVTAMLLAEAGCDVLLLEEGPDLPLDSALHFSSDEVAQKYRNGGVTVGIGEAKMAYVEGRCVGGGSEVNRGLYSRAPANVLAAWRRDFLIDGLTDAEMKSHYEACEQVARVSNLPGQAPPLSQRLHEGASRLGWKAEEIPRLVTYQRDAKSGRMIGRKQSMTETFVPRFIQAGGRLLPGARALRLSRYGGQWQVRTRSLENSKSARRFDLMAKTVIVAGGATQTPVLLRRSGITRNIGDNLRFHPMIKVVAAFSEEINPPGQLDPVHQIKQFDPRFSMGCSISSRPLLALALVDHPEHLVEVERNWRHMGIYYVQTTGGRGVVRTLPAFSDAFVRLRYSSEDMRELGEGLQKLGECLFAAGAVALYPGIAGSPVLRSLEDLKRIPVELPKERASLSALHLFSTCPMGENEFRCATDSFGKVRGTDGLYVSDSSLLPGATIVNPQGSVMAIAHRNALRFIEKRAVASGQRY
- a CDS encoding HAD-IB family hydrolase, producing the protein MTRHRDIALFDLDHTLSRSDSFLYYLTGFLLHRPWRIVRCLHLPGVVLLFGTGLIDNARLKELFLRAILGGIRKQDLSSWNQKFLDWFLRRQMRAEGLATLKAHRQAGDTLILLTASPDCYVTELGSRLGFDEVICTQVEWKDDRLSGKLTSANMRGPEKVGALEDIRSRYGHQPVTAYADHRSDLAMLRLADRGVLVNGSPKTKALVQRDKIHTVVWRD